A segment of the Asinibacterium sp. OR53 genome:
CGTATTCCGTCAGTGCAATCCAGGGATTCTGGTATACTTCTTTCTCTCCGGTTATTTTCCAGGGATTGTTTTCCATTGCGATCAATTTAATACCTCACTCAAATAAAAAACCCCTGCTTTTGACAGAGGTTTTTGTAATGAAGTGTTTTTATTTTAAACCGAATGCTTTCTTCACTTTCGGAACATAATCCAGTTTCTCCCAGGTAAACAATTCCACTTTCACTTTCTTCACTTTACCATCGGGCGATTTAAACTCTTTCGTTACTTCTTCACTCTTGCGGCCCATGTGTCCGTATGCTGCTGTTTCGCTGTAGATAGGGTTACGCAGTTTCAGGCGCTGCTCAATAAAGTAAGGACGCATATCAAACAAACCTTCCACGATCTTGGCAATCTGTCCATCGGTCTTCTTCACTTTGGCGGTACCGAAAGTGTTCACGTTGATGCTGGTAGGCTGTGCCACACCAATAGCATAAGATACCTGTACCAACACTTCATCGGCCACACCCGCAGCTACCAGGTTTTTGGCAATGTGACGGGTAGCGTAAGCCGCTGAACGGTCTACCTTGCTGGGGTCTTTACCACTGAAAGCGCCACCACCGTGCGCGCCTTTACCACCGTAGGTATCTACTATGATCTTACGACCGGTTACCCCGGTATCGCCATGTGGTCCGCCGATCACGAATTTACCAGTGGGGTTGATATGGTATTTGATCTTATCGTTGAACAGTTTCGCGTATTTCTTGTACTTGTTCTTTACACGGGGAATCAGGATCTTGATGATGTCTTCCTTGATCTTCGCCAGCATTTTGGCCTCGGTGTCAAAATCATCGTGCTGGGTAGATACTACAATGGCGTCGATACGAACGGGTTTGTTGTTATCATCATACTCCAGGGTCACCTGGCTCTTGGCATCGGGACGCAGGTATTTGATCTGCTTGTTCTCGCGACGAAGGGCAGCCAATTCGATCAATATTTTGTGGGCCAGGTCCAGCGCCAGCGGCATGTAATCATCTGTTTCATTGGATGCATAACCAAACATCATACCCTGATCGCCCGCTCCCTGCTCTTCTTTCTTCTTACGGTCAACACCCTGGTTGATATCGGCTGATTGCTCATGAATAGCGGAAAGAATACCACAGCTGTTGGCTTCGAACATGTATTCGCTCCTGGTATAACCGATCTTACGGATCACACCACGGGCGATCTCCTGCACATCCAGGTAAGCTTTGGATTTCACTTCACCGGCTAATACTACCTGACCGGTAGTTACCAGTGTTTCACAAGCCACTTTTGATTGTGCGTCAAAGGCCAGGAAATTGTCGATCAATGCATCAGATATCTGATCGGCCACTTTATCCGGATGTCCCTCAGATACACTTTCAGAAGTAAAGAGATAAGGCATATTGTTTTGTTTAGTGAGTGCAAATATAGATCAGTAAGAAATAGTCTATCAAATACGTGAATAAATAATCCGCAGGCGCATCCTGAAATGGGAATGCGTTCCACCTCCCAGGCGAATCCTTCCATAACCAATGGTATTACCTATTGAGGAAGGTGTTAGATAATAAAGCGAACCGGTACCGGTATTGGCCGGATAGGGATTGTGGTAATGTAAAGAGTCGTTCACAGGTGCCGTGAGGCGAAGCGTTTGCAGGGTATCCTGCCGGGTAACGATGCCTTGTACATAACGGCTCAGGTCGAACACATAAGTACCCAGCCTGTCGTATCCCGGAACAGTTTTATACAGGAGCCCTCCTCCAAAAGAAGAAATATTCGCGCCGCTCGAACCTACAATGAAGTCATTGGGTACATTTCGTTTGTAATTATTCGCAGAATCGAATACGCTCAACAATAGGAAACGCGGTGGCAACAGTTGGGTTTCCAGCATTGAATTGGCGTCATCGGGCACCTGCTCAGCAATCAGCTCAGCGCGGTGAATGATGCGGTTTGATAACGTTTTCAGTCCGGGTATCCGTACCCGCACATAAGTGCCGGGGCCTGTTTGAAGGTATACCAGGGAATCGGGTTTGGATGTTGTGGTCAGGTGATTGGCGACTTCACTTCCGCTGCGGTTGCGGGTTACATAGTTTACGCTGCCGCTGGACGAATGGCACCTGAAATACCGTACCGAAGTATCCCGTTGGGTAGCGCCGGTGCTGCTGGAATTATAATAGAGCGCCAGTTTGGTGCTGGTATCTACCAGGTTGATCCTGAGCAGGGCGTTGGCCGGACTCACCGCATCTGCAGTAACAGCAAAGCCGGCAAAAACGGTCCGCAGTAAAGAGTCTGACTTATATACATTACTCGAATCGTACACTTTCATGAACCTCCTGGCCACATCATTGTTCAACCTGATGCGCAACTGGTTAGTAGTTTTTTCAAAACGGTTCTTAACAGAGTCGCCCAGGCGCCTGATGTCAACGGTTACGGGAGCTGCCAGCGGACCGAGGGTTCTGATCGGATACAGATCCGGATAATTGGCGGGATAGTTCCGCGTAAGGTCGATCGGCGTGGTGGGATCGATCTCAGAAACATTAATACGGAGCGGCTGCGTGGAATCGCCATACACCCCATCGTAATGCAGGATCAGCACCGCCGAATCTACTACAACGCTGTCTTTTGTGCCCGGTATATAAAATGGATAAGAATCGGGCTGCATTTCAAAATACATCGCCGCTTTGGTCTTTCCGAAAAGCGGGTCATTGGTAATAGCGCCCAGCACGTGCATATCTGAACGATATACCCTCGCTGTATCGGGGTCGTCGAAATTATCTGTGATAACATCCAGCAGCGTATCCTTGGTAATCACACCATCGATGGGCGGAATAAGCCCGCTGCCCAGGTCGGTGGAAGTGATGCGCGTACAGCCTGCAACAATTAAAATGATGAGAAAAGAAAAAACAAATCGCTTTCGCAGTGTAAAGGGTAAATGCATGGATGGTAAGTAATTACTTGCTCGCAAGGTCGTTGTACAATTCTAAATACTCTGTTAAATCAGAATCCCAGCCTTTGAAGGGAACTACTTTTTTACCCTTTACTTTGGCAAATTCTTCAACGAGTTTTTTGTCTATTTTATCGGCACCAAAACTAATGGCATCTGCATAGGTTGCGCCACCTCTGAAAAGAGCCGTATTGGTCGCTTCTTTGAATGGCTCCAGGTCTTTATCCTTCACGTTGGCATTGATCAATGCCTGTTTCATGAAATCGGCACCCATTTTTTCTTTGAATGTGTTCTGTCCGATCGTGAATACCACTTTACTATTACTGAACACCGGCTCTTTTTTATAAGCCGTTTTAATATAAGCAGGTATCAACCCGGTCATCCAGCCACTACAATGGATGATATCGGGGGGCCATCCGAATTTCTTCACTGTTTCCAGCGCTCCTTTGCAAAAGAAAACGGTGCGCAGGCCATTGTCTTCAAACCAGTGCTCATCGTCGTCGTGAAAGATCTGTTTGCGCTTGAAGAAGTCCTCATTTTCGAGAAAATACACCTGCAAACGGGCATTGGGCAGGGAGGCTACTTTGATCTGTAAAGGATGATCGTCGTTATCGACCGACACATTGATCCCGGATAATCTTACTACTTCGTGCAACCGGTGCCTTCTTTCATTGATCACCCCAAACCTGGGCATAATGCACCTCACTTCCAATCCACCATCATTGCTTTTGATAGCCAGCTTGTTGATCACTTCGGCAAATTCTGTCAGCTCCAGGTAAGGAGACATTTCAGTAGCTATGAATAAAATTCTTTTCTTTGTCGACATTATTACGCCCTTTTTACCAGAATGCTCAAAAATGAGTTGGCGAAGGTACGAAAAATATAGGGAATTTGTATATCTGGCCTATCCGGGCCTTTAATCCAGACCTCAATGATCCTTTTTAAAAAAGCCGGTGAACTCAAACAATACCTTTCAGGTCATGTCCTTCCAGGGCAAAAAAAGGGGTTTGTACCCACCATGGGGGCGCTGCACGAAGGGCATATTTCGCTCATTGAGCGCTGCCGCCAGGAAAGCGACCTGGTCATTTGCAGCATTTTTGTAAACCCTGCCCAGTTCAACGATCCGGCCGATTTTGAGAAATACCCCATCACCATTGAAAACGATATCCTTTTATTGGAAAAGGCCGGAACGGATATCCTGTTCCTCCCTTCTGTAAATGAAATATACCCCAATGGAAACCCCACTGAGCATTATACCCTGGGAGACATTGAAACCCTGCTGGAAGGGCGGTTCAGGCCCGGGCATTTCCAGGGTGTTTGCCAGGTAATGTATCGTCTTCTGAAGATCGTAACGCCTCAACTTCTGTTCATGGGACAAAAAGATTACCAGCAATGCATGGTCATTCAACAATTGCTCCGCCTCATGGGATCTACAACGGAATTGGTTATCAGCCCAACACAAAGAGAAACTTCTGGCCTTGCGATGAGCAGCCGGAATATGCGGTTATCGGAAAAAGGGAAAGAAACAGCCGCCGCCATCTACCAGGCGCTTCAATGGATCAAAGCACACTTGCAACAAGGCACTACCAATGATCTCATACAACATGCCGGCAGTTTGTTAACAACGGCAGGGTTTGACAAGATCGATTATATCAGTATTGCGCACGCCGAAACGCTTGTCCCGGTGGACTCTTGGGATGGCCATACACCGCTGGTGGCTTTAGCAGCAGCATTCCTGGAGGATGTGCGGCTGATTGATAATCTCTCCCTCAATTGATGGTGAACTTCTTACTTTTGCACCATGATGCAAATAGAAATATTGAAATCGAAGATCCATCGTGCCGTTATTACAGAAGCCAACCTGCATTATGTAGGCAGCCTGACGCTCGATGAAGACCTGATGGATGCGGCCAACCTGATCGAAAATGAAAAAGTGCAGGTAGTCAATGTTAATAATGGCGAACGTCTCGAAACTTACCTTATTAAAGGTAAACGCGGCAGTGGTGTTGTTTGCCTGAACGGTCCGGCTGCCCGCCGCGGAGCCGTTGGCGACCTGGTGGTGATCATTGCTTATGCCACCATGGATTTTGAAGAAGCGAAAAAATTCCAGCCTGCGGTGGTCTTTCCAAAAGAAGGGAATAAACTCTGATGAATAAACGCTTCATCTCCATATTGAAATATCTTTTTTTCCTGGGATTGGGCATTTTCCTGGTCTGGTGGAGCCTGCACCAGATACCCAAAGAGAAATGGGGCGATTTTAAAAAAGACCTGGCAACGGCCAATTACTGGCTGGTGATCCCTGTATTTGTGGTACTGGCGCTCAGTCACCTGTTAAGGGCCTTGCGGTGGAACATCCTCATGCAACCCATGGGTTACAAACCGCATATCACCAATACTTTTTTTGCTGTGATGATCGGTTACCTGGCCAACCTGGCTGTTCCCCGTTTGGGAGAAGTGTTGAAATGTACCATACTGGCCCGCTATGAAAAAGTGCCGGCAGAGAAACTCGTGGGCACCATCGTGGCCGAAAGAGCGGTGGACGTGATCTCATTGGGCATTGTATTCTTCCTGGCCCTTATCACGCAGTTCGATGTGCTGGGCGCTTACGGAACAGAACTGTTCAGGCAATTGTTTGAAAACAAGCGTGGCAGCTTTTCCCCGTTGCGAATCATTATTGCGCTGGTTGTTTTGCTGCTGATCTTACTGACTATCCGGATATGGTTCAGACAGTTCTCGCATCTGAAAGTGGTGATCCTCGCTAAAAAAATCCTGAAAGGTATCTGGGAAGGGTTGAGCAGCATTGGCAAGCTCAAGAATAAAAGAGCGTTTATTTTGTATTCGGTGGGGATATGGGGACTATATATTTTCGGCACATGGATAGGTTTGCTGGCCACTTCGGGCACTTCGCACCTGGGCCTCCAGCATGCAGTGGCCGCTCTGGCTTTTGGCAGTATCGGCATGATCGTAACACCCGGTGGAATCGGCGCTTATGCTTATTTTATTGCGAAAGTGCTGGAACAAAATGATATTCCTTTTGAAACGGGTTTTGCCAATGGCACCCTGCAATGGTTCGCGCAGTTCATCATCGTAGTCATTATTGGCGCCCTAAGCCTGTTTCTCTTACCCGTTTACAATAAAAAGAAAGAAATACCGGTTTCTCTTTAGTCTCATACTTTATTATTTATTATGAAAGCCATCGACGCCATCGCCCATAAAATTGTAACGCTTCCGCAACTACTGGCGAGAGCCGCTTCATGGCGTATATTGGGCAAGACCATTTCGTTCACCAATGGCTGTTTCGATATCTTACATGAAGGACATATCTTTTCTTTATCACAAGCCGCAAAAGAAGCAGATTACCTTGTAGTGGGCGTAAACAGCGACCGGAGTGTAAAAGCCCTGAAAGGTCCTGACAGGCCTGTGAACCACGAACACAGTCGCGCCATGATACTGGCCAACCTGGTAGTGGTAGACGCTGTGGTGGTCTTTGATGAAGATACACCACTGCAACTGATCAGCGCCCTATTGCCCGATGTACTGGTAAAAGGGGGCGATTATACAGTAGAACAGATCGTAGGCAGCAAGGAAGTATTGGCCAATGGAGGAAAGGTAGTAATCAACCCGATCGTGGAAGGCTTCTCTACTACCGGCATCATCCGGCAGATCAAATCATCTTATTCATAAACTTAACGCCAACAGCCATTGATCTTTTCTATATTTGAATAGAATAGATCGGAACGGTATGTTGAAAAAGCACCTCATTCAAAGAGACATCAGTTGGTTAAGTTTTAATGCAAGGGTTTTACAGGAAGCAAACGACCCCTCGGTTCCCCTCAAAGAAAGGATCAGGTTCTTAGGTATCTTCTCCAATAACCTGGATGAGTTTTTCCGTGTGCGGGTAGCCACCCTCAAGCGCATGCTCGAGTTTTCTGAAAAGAGAAAAAAACTCAACATGCACATGGAAGAAAACCCGCAGTCCATCCTGGACCAGATACAGATCATTGTGCTGAAGCAACAGAATGAATTCAACCGCATCTGGGAAGGCATATTAAAAGAGCTGAAAAAAGAAAAGATTTTCCTGATTGATGAAAAGCACCTCAACCGCGCACAACAGGCTTTCGTAAGGAAATACTTCGACGAGGAAGTTCGTTCCAACATCATCCCGCTGATGATCGAAACTTTGCCCAGCCTGCCCTACCTGCGGGATAAAAGTATTTACCTGGGTGTGGTCATGCATAAAAAGACTTCTGCCTACGACCAGAAATATGCGCTGATCGAAGTGCCTGTTACGGCCATCGGCCGGTTTATTTTGCTGCCTTCCAAACCCGGCGAACACCACATCATCCTGCTGGAAGATGTAGTGCGTTTCAACCTGCCGCATATCTTCTCTTATTTCGAATACGATACTTTCGACGCCCATATTTTCAAAGTAACCAAAGACGCAGAGATAGACCTGGATAATGATGTGAGCACTACGTTTGTGGAGAAAATGGAAAAGGGACTTAAGAACAGGCGTAAAGGGAAGCCGGTTCGTTTCGTGTACGACAAAGAAATGGACACAGGATTGTTAGAATACCTCACCCACCGCCTGAACCTCACGCGCAAAAGTAATGTCATTCCAGGCGGGCGTATCCATAATTTCAGGCATTTTATGGATTTCCCGGATATTTTCAATCATAAAAGCCTGCGTCGCAGCTCCTTCACCCATCATGCGCTGAGAAGCAGTCTGCGCGTAACAGATGTGATCATTCAAAAAGATGTGATGCTACATTTTCCTTATCACTCTTTCGATCCGCTGATCGACCTGTTGCGGGAAGCGGCCATGGACCCCGATGTAAAATCCATTAAGATCACCGCTTACCGCCTCGCTTCCAATTCCAAAGTGATCAATGCACTGATCAATGCGGCGAGAAATGGCAAGGAAGTTGTGGTGATGTTAGAACTCAAAGCCCGGTTCGATGAAGAAGCTAACCTGGAATGGAAAGCCATACTGGAAGAAGAAGGCGTAAAAGTGTTATTGGGTGTGCCACGGATGAAAGTACATGCCAAGCTCTGCATCATCAAAAAAAGGAAAGGCAACAAAACCGTGCAGTATGGCTTTGTGAGCACCGGCAATCTCAATGAAAAAACAGCGCACGTGTACGGCGACCATTGCCTGTTAACAGCCAACCGGAATATCATGGCCGACATCAACCGTATCTTTCATTACCTGGCTAACTGGACACAGGGGCCACACCAACTCAAACTTTGCAAAACACTGATGGTTTGTCCGACCATCATGCGCAAACAACTCCTTGCCCTCATTCAGAACGAGATCAGGCACGCGAAGGCTGGCAGAGAAGCTTCGATCATCCTCAAACTCAATTCACTAAGCGATACGATGCTCATCGAAAAATTATACCAGGCTGCGGCAGCGGGTGTAACGATCAATCTCATTGTACGAAGTATCTGCTGCGCCATGACCGATCAGAAAAAGATCCGCCAGCATGTAACAGCTATCAGTATCGTGGATGAATACCTGGAACATGCACGGGTGATGATCTTCCATAACAATGGGAAAGAAAAAATATTTATTTCAAGCGCCGACTGGATGGTACGGAACCTGGATCACCGGGTGGAAGCCGCGGTGCCCGTGACAGACCCGGGCATACGTAAAGAATTGAAAGATATTATCCACATTCAATTAAGAGACAACGTGAAAGCGCGGATCCTGAACCACGAATTATCCAACAACTATGTACCTTCCGAAGGCAAAAAATTGATACGTTCGCAGATAGAGACGTATCATTACCTGTACAAGCAAAACACGGTGCATAGTGAGACTGGCAGCCATTGATATCGGAAGTAATGCCGCGCGATTATTGATTGCAGAAGTGGGTCATGATATAACCGGCAAGCCCCTGTTCAACAAACTGAACCTGGTGCGTGTGCCTTTGCGCCTGGGATTCGACGTGTTTGAGAAAGGAGAAATATCCAAGGAAAAAAGAGGCATGGTATTGCAAACCATGAAAGCCTATAGCCACCTTATGAACGCCTATGGCGTTGACCACATCATTGCTTGCGCCACCAGCGCCATGCGCGACGCACGCAACAGCGAGGACCTGATCCGCAAGATCAAACTTGAAACAGGTATTTCCATAGAGATCATCAGCGGAGAACTGGAAGCGTCTATTATTTACGAAAACCATATTGCCGAAAACATGGATACTGACCACAGTTATCTTTACATAGATGTGGGCGGTGGCAGTACGGAACTCACTTTTTTTGCCGATGGCAAGCTGGTGTTCAAAGAATCTTTCAACATAGGCACTATCCGGCTACTGAAAGATATGGTAGACGACGAAAAGTGGAATCAAGTGAAGGATGTGATCAAAACCAGGACCCGCAATTATAAAAAGATCACAGCCATTGGTACAGGCGGCAATATCAACAAAGTGTTTTCACTGAGTAAGAAAAAAGACGGCAAGCCACTGAGCCTTGACCTGCTGAAAGATTATTACAAGGAAATCTCCAACTTTTCTGTTGAAGAACGCATCAACATATACAAGCTGCGGGCCGACCGGGCCGATGTGATCGTACCTGCCCTGCAGATATACATCAATGTGATGCGCTGGGCAGAGACCGAAGAAATATTCGTACCCAAAATAGGTCTTGCCGACGGGCTCATACAACACTTGTATTCCGAACTGGAAGCCAATAAAGTTCTGTAATTTGCACCGAATGTAACCAACCCTGTTGCTATGTCTGTAAACAAGGAAATCAAAAAAGTAACCACCCATACCCTGCTCAGGATGAAAGCCAGCGGGGAAAATATTTCCATGATCACGGCCTATGATTTTTCTTTCGCCAGGCTGTTCGATGCCGCAGGCATCGATGTTGTACTCGTGGGTGATAGTGCCAGTAATGTGATGGCTGGTCATGAGACCACCGTACCCATTACGCTCGAGCAGATGATCTATCACGCCCAATGCGTGGTACGCGGCATTTCCAGGGCCTTGGTGGCAGTAGATATGCCTTTTGGTTCTTACCAGTCCAATTCAGACATAGCGCTGGCTTCCGCTATCCGTATCATGAAAGAGAGTGGTGCGCATACCATCAAGCTGGAAGGCGGAGAAGAAGTGGTGGACAGCATCCGGCGGATTGTATCGGCGGGCATACCTGTGATGGGACACCTGGGGTTGACACCGCAGTCCATTTATAAATTCGGCACCTATGCCGTAAGAGCCAAAGAAGAGCTGGAAGCCGAAAAGCTCAAGCGCGACGCACAGTTGTTGCAGGAAGCAGGTTGCTATGCTATCGTGTTGGAGAAAATACCTGCTTCACTGGCCAAAGAAGTGAGCGAAAGCCTTTCCATACCCACCATCGGTATTGGCGCAGGTCCGCATTGTAACGGGCAAGTGCTGGTAATGCATGATATGCTGGGCATCAACAATGAATTCAAACCACGTTTTCTACGACAATACCTAAACCTCCAGGAACAGGTAACGGGAGCGTTAAAACAATACATTGGAGATATCAAGTCAGGCA
Coding sequences within it:
- the metK gene encoding methionine adenosyltransferase, with protein sequence MPYLFTSESVSEGHPDKVADQISDALIDNFLAFDAQSKVACETLVTTGQVVLAGEVKSKAYLDVQEIARGVIRKIGYTRSEYMFEANSCGILSAIHEQSADINQGVDRKKKEEQGAGDQGMMFGYASNETDDYMPLALDLAHKILIELAALRRENKQIKYLRPDAKSQVTLEYDDNNKPVRIDAIVVSTQHDDFDTEAKMLAKIKEDIIKILIPRVKNKYKKYAKLFNDKIKYHINPTGKFVIGGPHGDTGVTGRKIIVDTYGGKGAHGGGAFSGKDPSKVDRSAAYATRHIAKNLVAAGVADEVLVQVSYAIGVAQPTSINVNTFGTAKVKKTDGQIAKIVEGLFDMRPYFIEQRLKLRNPIYSETAAYGHMGRKSEEVTKEFKSPDGKVKKVKVELFTWEKLDYVPKVKKAFGLK
- a CDS encoding DUF4270 family protein; the protein is MHLPFTLRKRFVFSFLIILIVAGCTRITSTDLGSGLIPPIDGVITKDTLLDVITDNFDDPDTARVYRSDMHVLGAITNDPLFGKTKAAMYFEMQPDSYPFYIPGTKDSVVVDSAVLILHYDGVYGDSTQPLRINVSEIDPTTPIDLTRNYPANYPDLYPIRTLGPLAAPVTVDIRRLGDSVKNRFEKTTNQLRIRLNNDVARRFMKVYDSSNVYKSDSLLRTVFAGFAVTADAVSPANALLRINLVDTSTKLALYYNSSSTGATQRDTSVRYFRCHSSSGSVNYVTRNRSGSEVANHLTTTSKPDSLVYLQTGPGTYVRVRIPGLKTLSNRIIHRAELIAEQVPDDANSMLETQLLPPRFLLLSVFDSANNYKRNVPNDFIVGSSGANISSFGGGLLYKTVPGYDRLGTYVFDLSRYVQGIVTRQDTLQTLRLTAPVNDSLHYHNPYPANTGTGSLYYLTPSSIGNTIGYGRIRLGGGTHSHFRMRLRIIYSRI
- a CDS encoding glycogen/starch synthase yields the protein MSTKKRILFIATEMSPYLELTEFAEVINKLAIKSNDGGLEVRCIMPRFGVINERRHRLHEVVRLSGINVSVDNDDHPLQIKVASLPNARLQVYFLENEDFFKRKQIFHDDDEHWFEDNGLRTVFFCKGALETVKKFGWPPDIIHCSGWMTGLIPAYIKTAYKKEPVFSNSKVVFTIGQNTFKEKMGADFMKQALINANVKDKDLEPFKEATNTALFRGGATYADAISFGADKIDKKLVEEFAKVKGKKVVPFKGWDSDLTEYLELYNDLASK
- the panC gene encoding pantoate--beta-alanine ligase; this encodes MILFKKAGELKQYLSGHVLPGQKKGFVPTMGALHEGHISLIERCRQESDLVICSIFVNPAQFNDPADFEKYPITIENDILLLEKAGTDILFLPSVNEIYPNGNPTEHYTLGDIETLLEGRFRPGHFQGVCQVMYRLLKIVTPQLLFMGQKDYQQCMVIQQLLRLMGSTTELVISPTQRETSGLAMSSRNMRLSEKGKETAAAIYQALQWIKAHLQQGTTNDLIQHAGSLLTTAGFDKIDYISIAHAETLVPVDSWDGHTPLVALAAAFLEDVRLIDNLSLN
- the panD gene encoding aspartate 1-decarboxylase, which translates into the protein MQIEILKSKIHRAVITEANLHYVGSLTLDEDLMDAANLIENEKVQVVNVNNGERLETYLIKGKRGSGVVCLNGPAARRGAVGDLVVIIAYATMDFEEAKKFQPAVVFPKEGNKL
- a CDS encoding lysylphosphatidylglycerol synthase transmembrane domain-containing protein, whose product is MNKRFISILKYLFFLGLGIFLVWWSLHQIPKEKWGDFKKDLATANYWLVIPVFVVLALSHLLRALRWNILMQPMGYKPHITNTFFAVMIGYLANLAVPRLGEVLKCTILARYEKVPAEKLVGTIVAERAVDVISLGIVFFLALITQFDVLGAYGTELFRQLFENKRGSFSPLRIIIALVVLLLILLTIRIWFRQFSHLKVVILAKKILKGIWEGLSSIGKLKNKRAFILYSVGIWGLYIFGTWIGLLATSGTSHLGLQHAVAALAFGSIGMIVTPGGIGAYAYFIAKVLEQNDIPFETGFANGTLQWFAQFIIVVIIGALSLFLLPVYNKKKEIPVSL
- the rfaE2 gene encoding D-glycero-beta-D-manno-heptose 1-phosphate adenylyltransferase, whose product is MKAIDAIAHKIVTLPQLLARAASWRILGKTISFTNGCFDILHEGHIFSLSQAAKEADYLVVGVNSDRSVKALKGPDRPVNHEHSRAMILANLVVVDAVVVFDEDTPLQLISALLPDVLVKGGDYTVEQIVGSKEVLANGGKVVINPIVEGFSTTGIIRQIKSSYS
- the ppk1 gene encoding polyphosphate kinase 1, whose amino-acid sequence is MNRIDRNGMLKKHLIQRDISWLSFNARVLQEANDPSVPLKERIRFLGIFSNNLDEFFRVRVATLKRMLEFSEKRKKLNMHMEENPQSILDQIQIIVLKQQNEFNRIWEGILKELKKEKIFLIDEKHLNRAQQAFVRKYFDEEVRSNIIPLMIETLPSLPYLRDKSIYLGVVMHKKTSAYDQKYALIEVPVTAIGRFILLPSKPGEHHIILLEDVVRFNLPHIFSYFEYDTFDAHIFKVTKDAEIDLDNDVSTTFVEKMEKGLKNRRKGKPVRFVYDKEMDTGLLEYLTHRLNLTRKSNVIPGGRIHNFRHFMDFPDIFNHKSLRRSSFTHHALRSSLRVTDVIIQKDVMLHFPYHSFDPLIDLLREAAMDPDVKSIKITAYRLASNSKVINALINAARNGKEVVVMLELKARFDEEANLEWKAILEEEGVKVLLGVPRMKVHAKLCIIKKRKGNKTVQYGFVSTGNLNEKTAHVYGDHCLLTANRNIMADINRIFHYLANWTQGPHQLKLCKTLMVCPTIMRKQLLALIQNEIRHAKAGREASIILKLNSLSDTMLIEKLYQAAAAGVTINLIVRSICCAMTDQKKIRQHVTAISIVDEYLEHARVMIFHNNGKEKIFISSADWMVRNLDHRVEAAVPVTDPGIRKELKDIIHIQLRDNVKARILNHELSNNYVPSEGKKLIRSQIETYHYLYKQNTVHSETGSH
- a CDS encoding exopolyphosphatase; translation: MRLAAIDIGSNAARLLIAEVGHDITGKPLFNKLNLVRVPLRLGFDVFEKGEISKEKRGMVLQTMKAYSHLMNAYGVDHIIACATSAMRDARNSEDLIRKIKLETGISIEIISGELEASIIYENHIAENMDTDHSYLYIDVGGGSTELTFFADGKLVFKESFNIGTIRLLKDMVDDEKWNQVKDVIKTRTRNYKKITAIGTGGNINKVFSLSKKKDGKPLSLDLLKDYYKEISNFSVEERINIYKLRADRADVIVPALQIYINVMRWAETEEIFVPKIGLADGLIQHLYSELEANKVL
- the panB gene encoding 3-methyl-2-oxobutanoate hydroxymethyltransferase, with product MSVNKEIKKVTTHTLLRMKASGENISMITAYDFSFARLFDAAGIDVVLVGDSASNVMAGHETTVPITLEQMIYHAQCVVRGISRALVAVDMPFGSYQSNSDIALASAIRIMKESGAHTIKLEGGEEVVDSIRRIVSAGIPVMGHLGLTPQSIYKFGTYAVRAKEELEAEKLKRDAQLLQEAGCYAIVLEKIPASLAKEVSESLSIPTIGIGAGPHCNGQVLVMHDMLGINNEFKPRFLRQYLNLQEQVTGALKQYIGDIKSGSFPSESESY